CAAGATGAATACATGAAATTGCTTGAAATAGTGTATCTATAAACTTATCAGGTCAAAGTTTTTTTAAAAATAATTATACAAAAGACCAAAGACGTAGCTAGTCTTTGGTCTTAGCAGCAATAAAATTGCGAATCGTTAATTAGGATTAATGAAGATGAAATTAGTGAGATGTTATTAAATTTCGGTTTGGGATTTTAATTAATACTATTGTATTTTTTTTAATAAATTAGGACAGTCAAATTTTATTTAGAAGAGATTAGAGCCCCACATACTAACAGAAGAAGCTCCTCTGTAATTCGCAACTTCTTTGCCAACAATCGCGTTTAAATCAGTTAATGTCTGAGGAGATTTAAATTCGTTAGCCATTAAGTAAGAGTTGATTTTTCTACTTAATTTTACACAAACAAGTCTATAATCATCACCATCAGAA
This window of the Carnobacterium mobile DSM 4848 genome carries:
- a CDS encoding bacteriocin immunity protein, with amino-acid sequence MNNNEGKIIDAISKAYSDPEIKKDSELSQSLFDSAKKISDGDDYRLVCVKLSRKINSYLMANEFKSPQTLTDLNAIVGKEVANYRGASSVSMWGSNLF